The Brassica napus cultivar Da-Ae chromosome C1, Da-Ae, whole genome shotgun sequence DNA segment TACAAGGCTCGTCCAAGTTTGGGATTGGTGTGAGGAACGATGTTGCGAAGAGCGAGTACGTTGTGGAGTCTAGCGAGAGGTATGTGGTTGTAGCGGCTGAGTATTTAAGGGAAGGTGGTGTGGATGAGCCGTGTTGGTTGCAGTATATGAGAGAGTGGGGGCCGGTGATAGAGTATGATTCAGGGTCTGAGATTAGTAAGATTATGGATCTTCTTCCTTTGGTTGTTAGGTTCTCGGTTGAGAACATTGTGGATTTGTTTCCTGTTGCTCTTTACGGAGAGGAAGGTCCCACGGGGCCTAAGGAGAAGGATAACTGGGAAGGAGATGAGCTTTGTTGAAAGAAGAAGGCATATTTGTTCGGTGTGAATCTTTGCTacttgtgttgtgttgtgtatgatgatgatgttaAAAGTATCACtactttgttgttttgtttctatACAAACTTCATATACATGAGTGGCAGGTTGCTATATTCTAACATTGTCACATGTTGTGTCATTGAACAGGTTCATAGATTAGATTCTCTAGCTGAACCTTACTTTCTTCACAGAGTCTGAACACAAAAAGAGATTCAGATATATATCTCTTATCGGTCACAACCAACTAGTATTCTAAAAATCGGTATAAGCAACACTAAGACACAGACATTTATTAGaatctaaatatttttctataacattttttgtaaagAGTCAGTTTAAATCAGTCTAAAGCACTCAATAATCCTCCATAACCACCAGTTAACGACTTCTTAAGCATTGATCTCAGCTCTAAAGTTCTCCTCTCCTGAACTCTTATTAATCCGACACGTGTCTGTTATTCTTACTGTCTGTTACATGAGTATGGTAACAAGAAGCAGAAACAgaacacaaacaaaaacaaaacaaacttacAACCGTTTATAAAAGTCCCGACCTTTTTATACTAACTCCTCGAGAATATCGGTGTGGCAATTAGATCCGAATCCATGGCGAAACTCAACCCGAGTTTCTGGGTTATCTCAATCACGCTACTCTCAATCCAATTCAAAGGCTCCTTCGCATCCCAATCAACTAACGAAGCTTACGTCACACTCTTATACGGAGACGAGTTCTTATTAGGAGTCAGGGTATTGGGTAAATCGATCAGAGACACTGGATCTCACAAGGACATGGTTGTTTTGGTGTCTGATGGTGTCTCTGACTACTCTAAGAAGCTCCTTATGGTAATAAACATTTCTATTCCTGGAAAGCTTAAAAGAAGCTTAAAGTAAAGATCTTTCCTTTTTTGGAtattgattttgagttttttgggTTTATGTAGGCTGATGGGTGGAAAGTAGAGAAGATTAGTTTACTAGCAAACCCAAACCAAGTTCATCCAAAGAGGTTCTGGGGTGTTTACACAAAGCTCAAGATCTTTAACATGACTGCTTACAAGAAAGGTAAGTCCTTTGTGTGTTTTGAGTCAATGTTCTAAAAACAGCTAGGCGTCTTATGAAGGATTATTGTTTAGGCGTCTTATGAAGGATTATTGTTTAGACGGACTattggttaggattgttgtttagGATTATTGGTTAGGCGTCTTATGAAGGATTATTGTTTAGGCGGACGTCTAGACCGATTTTTTGAAAACTAGGCCGATTTTTTGAAGGCCTAGGCTGATTTTTTTAATCGATTTGAAAAAATCGTTTTGCTCATACTCTATTTGCCGACTAGGCGAGCCTATGTGTGCCGCCTAGACCGATGTTTAGAACACTTGTTTTGACAAATCCTAGAGCTTTGTCCTATGTActttatgttatgtttttttatttgttaacagTTGTGTATCTGGATGCTGATACAATTGTGGTAAAGAACATTGAGGATCTTTTCAAGTGCTCCAAGTTTTGCGCTAACTTGAAGCACTCCGAGAGGCTGAACTCTGGAGTCATGGTGGTCGAACCTTCTGCAGCTTTGTTTGACGATATGGTGAAGCAAGTGAAGACCTTGTCTTCTTACACCGGGGGAGATCAAGGGTTCTTGAACTCTTACTATCCTGATTTTCCGAATGCTCGTGTTTTCGATCCTAGTTTGTCACCTGAAGCTGTGAAAGCGAGACCGGTTCCTAAAATGGAGAGGCTCTCTACGTTGTATAATGCAGATGTTGGTCTTTATATGCTTGCCAACAAGGTagttaacctttttttttgttctcttcaaTAGATTGATGTGATGTGATTTGGAATCTTAACATTCTCATTGTTTATGCAGTGGATGGTTGATGATAGCAAACTTCATATTATTCACTACACTTTGGGGCCTCTTAAGCCTTGGGACTGGTGGACAGCATGGCTAGTGAAGCCTGTTGAGGCGTGGCATGTAGGTCTTCTTGTCTGTGGAAAGTTTAAGTTGTTTTGAGTGAGTTTCTAAGTTAAGTTTCACTTGTAATATGGCAGAGCATTAGGGTAGGGCTTGAGGAGACTCTTCCAGGAACTGGAGGTGGAAAAACCCCAAATGATGAGTTCATCGTCAAGCTCCTTTTCTTGTTACCACTTTGTGGCTTTTTGTTCTTCCTTTATCGTTCCATAAAGGTTAAGACTCTTATTCTAGTTGTACCCAACCGTTTCTTTCATCTATTATCTCATTTGGATCTCTGTTTTCTATTGCAGGGACGTGACTTCTTGAGTTCATTGTGCAGGAGCTCTGTATGCAACCAGATCAGACATCTTTATTACAAACTCAGATCTAATGGAACACTTGGTTATAGTGGTGTATCGACATTGTCTACCATGAACTCCAACTATCAAGTTAGTTCTTATCTGCCTTTTTGCTTTTTTCTAGATGCTAAAAGAATCTATctaatgttaatttttttaacactgcAGCTCCACACTGGTGCTCACTCTAAGGTTCCTCAATACTTGGGGGCAGTTTCAGTTGTGGTCTGCTTCGCGGCTGTTTTGACATCCATTGGAGTTTCCGTTATGATTGTGCCAAGGCAAATCATGCCATGGACtggcttgattttgatatatgagTGGACTTTTACAATCTTCTTCCTATTATATGGTGGCTTCCTACTTCTAGTGTACCAATATGGCAAGAAAGTAGCAGTTCAAACAGGATCTCCTTCATCTCAAACAGAATCATCGTTGGATGATTCAGGAAAAGGTATAGCCACAGAGACACATATGTCTTCTTAGTTTTGTTTATCACTAAACTTCTCTGAAAAATCAACA contains these protein-coding regions:
- the LOC106445283 gene encoding inositol phosphorylceramide glucuronosyltransferase 1, whose translation is MAKLNPSFWVISITLLSIQFKGSFASQSTNEAYVTLLYGDEFLLGVRVLGKSIRDTGSHKDMVVLVSDGVSDYSKKLLMADGWKVEKISLLANPNQVHPKRFWGVYTKLKIFNMTAYKKVVYLDADTIVVKNIEDLFKCSKFCANLKHSERLNSGVMVVEPSAALFDDMVKQVKTLSSYTGGDQGFLNSYYPDFPNARVFDPSLSPEAVKARPVPKMERLSTLYNADVGLYMLANKWMVDDSKLHIIHYTLGPLKPWDWWTAWLVKPVEAWHSIRVGLEETLPGTGGGKTPNDEFIVKLLFLLPLCGFLFFLYRSIKGRDFLSSLCRSSVCNQIRHLYYKLRSNGTLGYSGVSTLSTMNSNYQLHTGAHSKVPQYLGAVSVVVCFAAVLTSIGVSVMIVPRQIMPWTGLILIYEWTFTIFFLLYGGFLLLVYQYGKKVAVQTGSPSSQTESSLDDSGKGHQRADASCDFTALYYGLGMVFLAFAAISLPYMLGVTALFLRLGLMIAVAMVLVSFMTYASEHLAVRWFLKGLEDRDTTRTKSICFLC